In Gossypium arboreum isolate Shixiya-1 chromosome 5, ASM2569848v2, whole genome shotgun sequence, a single genomic region encodes these proteins:
- the LOC108451958 gene encoding desmethyl-deoxy-podophyllotoxin synthase-like, producing the protein MELQISLFQLLITFFLVLFVAAITSIRKSKARNLTQGLIPGPRKLPLIGNMHQLAGPRLPHRTLRDLATKYGAIMHLQLGQISTVVVSSAEMAKEIMKTHDVVFANRPVLASANIITYGCTDIAFSPYGNYWRNLRKICTSELLNATRVASFQSIREEEVLNLVETIKSNEGSAVNLSHKVFSLSYGITARAAFGKKCKDQDAFISIVTEETKVNSGFFVSEFFPSLKFLDTVLGLKHKVEKIHGEADMILGNIVNDHKESRTKGRSKDENKENLVDVLLRIQEDGEFPLTDNNVKAVILDIFSAGSETSAGAVEWALSEMIKNPRVMTKAQAEVRQVFQGKGNVDETGIHQLKYLKCVIKETLRLHPVIPLLIPRESMKNCVVNGFEIPAKTRVIVNAWAIGRDSNHWVEPEKFEPERFVNSSVDFIGTNFEFIPFGAGRRVCPGILFALPTVELPLAQLLFHFDWKLPRGMKQEDIDMTEVFGVSVRRKIDLVLVPSLYHASTTVA; encoded by the exons ATGGAGTTGCAGATATCCTTATTCCAGCTCCTCATCACCTTCTTCCTGGTTTTGTTTGTGGCAGCAATCACTAGTATTAGGAAATCTAAAGCTAGGAATTTAACTCAAGGGTTGATTCCAGGGCCACGGAAATTACCTTTGATCGGAAATATGCACCAGCTCGCCGGTCCTCGTCTACCCCATCGCACCCTACGTGACTTGGCTACGAAATATGGCGCCATCATGCACCTGCAACTCGGTCAAATTTCCACTGTCGTCGTTTCTTCTGCAGAAATGGCTAAAGAGATTATGAAAACCCATGATGTTGTCTTTGCTAATAGGCCTGTTCTCGCTTCGGCTAATATTATAACTTACGGGTGCACTGATATTGCCTTTTCACCATATGGAAACTATTGGAGAAATCTGCGAAAAATTTGCACATCGGAGCTTCTGAATGCAACTCGGGTCGCTTCCTTCCAATCCATAAGAGAAGAGGAAGTGCTGAATCTCGTCGAAACCATAAAATCAAATGAAGGATCGGCTGTGAATCTGAGCCACAAAGTCTTTTCACTGAGTTATGGCATAACAGCGAGGGCAGCCTTTGGCAAGAAATGCAAAGATCAAGACGCCTTCATATCAATTGTTACAGAGGAAACCAAGGTGAATTCTGGTTTCTTTGTTTCCGAATTTTTTCCTTCACTTAAATTCCTGGATACTGTTTTGGGTCTAAAGCATAAAGTTGAAAAGATTCATGGAGAAGCTGACATGATACTTGGGAATATTGTTAACGATCACAAAGAAAGTAGAACAAAAGGCAGAAGTAAAGATGAAAACAAGGAAAATCTGGTTGATGTTCTTTTAAGGATTCAGGAGGATGGCGAATTTCCCTTGACTGACAACAACGTCAAAGCCGTCATCTTA GACATCTTCAGTGCCGGCAGTGAGACATCAGCAGGAGCTGTAGAGTGGGCATTGTCGGAAATGATTAAAAACCCAAGAGTTATGACAAAAGCACAAGCAGAGGTAAGGCAGGTATTCCAAGGCAAAGGAAATGTAGATGAAACAGGCATTcatcaacttaaatatctcaagTGTGTTATAAAAGAAACCTTAAGACTGCACCCTGTTATACCCTTATTGATTCCAAGAGAAAGTATGAAGAATTGTGTGGTTAATGGATTTGAAATACCGGCAAAGACCAGAGTCATTGTGAATGCCTGGGCAATCGGGAGAGATTCTAATCATTGGGTTGAGCCTGAAAAGTTTGAGCCTGAAAGGTTTGTCAACAGTTCAGTTGATTTCATAGGGACAAATTTCGAGTTCATCCCATTTGGGGCTGGAAGGAGGGTATGTCCAGGCATATTATTTGCTCTGCCAACTGTAGAGCTACCACTTGCTCAACTGTTGTTCCATTTTGATTGGAAGCTACCAAGGGGAATGAAGCAGGAAGATATAGACATGACTGAGGTGTTTGGTGTATCTGTGAGAAGGAAAATTGATCTTGTCCTAGTTCCAAGTCTTTACCATGCTTCCACTACTGTTGCCTAG